A segment of the Moorena sp. SIOASIH genome:
GGGTAAAGGGCAGATCCCGAGGGGGTCGCAGTTTCAAGCGATCGCCTCCAGTAGTCATCAGGCGCAAGTCTGAATGGGGAGGCCATGTCAATTTTAGCAGTTCTTCGGCTAAGGGGGTGACTAAAAAGGTAATGGTGGTAATTTGGCGCTCTATCACCCAATCCCGGAATTCTTCAGCCGGGGCGGGAATCTCAAAGTCCGGCAGGCAAATGGTTCCCCCCACTGCTAGATAAGTCCATACTTCCATAATTGTGGCATCAAATCCCAACCCTGCCACTTGCGTGCCGCGATCCCTTGGGGTCAGTTCCAGTTGGCGACAAAACCAAGAGACAAAATTGTGTAGGGAACCGTGGGTCAGAACCACGCCTTTTGGCTGTCCTGTCGAACCTGAAGTATAGATGATACAGGCGGGCTTTTCCTCTGAGGTGGAATAATCCTTCTCCAATGAAGAAGATTCGTCTGTTGGGACTAAGTCTTCATCCTCCCAAACCACAACCCTTTCCGGGGCAAGGAAAGTCACTCCGACACCGTTCCCTTGACTCACCAACAGTTGAGCGCGGGAATCTTCTAAAATAAAGCGCAACCGTTCTGGGGGAATCGCTGCATCGACAGGTAAATAGACTCCTCCTACTTTCCAAATCCCCAATAGTGTGGCAATCCACTCGGGAGATCGCGGCAAATGTACAACCACTATCTCTCCCGGTTGCAGTCCTTTCCCTCGCAACACATCTGCCATCCGGGCTGCCAAATGATTCAATTGGGCATAAGATAAGGAGCGCTCTCCTTGTTCGATGGCAATTTTCTTGGGGGCAAGGGTAACTCTTTGTGCAAATGAGGCGAGAATACTGCCATTCCAAGGAAACTCAACCGTCCTCTGATTCCAATCTACAACCAAGCGTTTATAGTCTTTGGAACGCAACACTTGTATAGGTTTTAGGGTTTGGTTGGCATCGGCAATTAACTGTTCTACCAACCATTGATAACTGTCGAGAAAAGCGGTAATCGAAGCTCCATCGAAGCGGGACTCGTCGTAAATAGCCTGTACCAGCAGCTCTTCATCTTTGATAATTGCCAGAGTCAAAGCATAGTTAGAACGTTCGTGAATCTCAAACTCTCGGAAAAACAGACCTTCCACCCGAGAATTCAAATGGCGATCTAGAGATTCTTCATCAAACACCAAAATAGCGTCAAACAGGTTTTCCGTACCACTCCAGCGATGCACGTCTACCAAGGAACTCTGTTCGTACTCATTCAGGGCAAAGACGGCATCCCGAGTCTCTTTCAGGAATTCTCCCACTGAAAACTCTGCAGCGGGATGCAATCGAAGGGGTAGGGTATTGATAAACAGCCCGAGGGTTGCTTCCATCCCTGGGGGAAGTTGAGCGCGACCGGATAAAGTCAGGCCAAAAACCACATCTTCGCGATCGAGATAGCGCCCCAGCAAGATTCCAAAGGCAGCCGTCAAGACTGTATTTACGGTTACTCTCTGAGTACGGGCAAAATGCACTAACTGCTTGCTCAGGGGTTGAGATAGTCGCAAATCAATCTTTTGATGCCCTCCAGCTCGGGCATCTTCTTGGGGAAAGCCAAAGGATAAGGAACTGGGTTCGTATCCCTGCAGTCTCTCCTGCCAAAATGCTGCGGCTGACTTTGAGTCGAAGGAATCTAAATTCTTGATAAAGTCCCCAAATAGTCTGGGTTCTGGGACTTGGTAAATTAGCCCTTGCTGTCCCATTTTATAGATGCGAAAAACTTCATCGAAGATGAGAAAAATCTCCCATTCAGCCATCAACAGGTGCATGTGGGTGAAGAGCAAATGATGGCAGTTTTCCCCATAGCGAATGAGAGTCACTCGCAGTAGTGGTGCTTCGGTTAAATCAAAGCCTCGGGCGCGGTCTTCGAGGAGTAAATTTGCCCATTGTTGCGATCGCACTTCCGCCGATGCCCCACTCCAGTCTAAATTAGCCCAAGGAAGACGTCCCTCGGATTCGACAATCTGAATAGGTTGACGCAGCCCTTCCCAATGGAATGAGGTTCGTAATATGGGGTGTCGCATCACGACCCTCTCAAATGCTGTTTGGAGAAGGGCAGTATCTAATTCACCATCGATGATTAACCCGATTTGAAGCAGATAAATCCATTCTTCTGGTTGGTGGAGAGTATGAAATAAGATTCCGTGTTGTAAAGATGATAGAGGATAAGCATCCTTTGCCTTTGCCAGTTTTTCCTGCAACCAAGTCCGTTGTTCTTCGGAGGATGTCTCTATTTCAATTTCTGAGGTGAGAACTGATGCACGATCCTCGGAAGCCCCTAAGCTAATTTCAGGATTTTTATGCTCCTTTTGCTCTTCAATGCCAGCAACGATCTCCGATATCTGCGGCGCTGCCAAAAAATCCAGGATTGTCAGGTAAATTCCCTCATTACGAAGCCTGGAGAGGATTCGCACGGCTTGCAATGAATCTCCCCCTAGGGCAAAAAAGTCTTCTTGGATGCCCACCTGCTCTAATTCCAGAATCTCCCCCCAAATGCGACAAAGGCGTTCCTCAATGGAATTGCGCGGCGCTGTTAGTTCTCTTTCCCGTTCCGGTTCCGGTAGAGCTTTGCGGTCGATCTTGCCATTAGCATTCAAAGGAAAAGACTCAAGCACCGTCAGAGTAGAGGGCACCATTTGTCGGGGCAACCGAGCTGCTAAAGCATCTCGAATCTCGCGGCGGAGAGCTGCCGCAGGTAGATTTCCCTTAGCCGTGAGATACGCCGCCAGTTTGGGATTATTCTCGGGGTTGCGAAGGATGACGATCGCTTTTTCAACATCAGCAACACTTTCTTCAATAGCGGTTTCAATCTCCCCGAGTTCCACCCGTAATCCCCGAATTTGCACTTGATAATCCCGCCGACCGATAAAATCAATCTCTCCGTTAGGTAAATACCGAGCCAAATCCCCCGTGCGATAGAGCCGCGAAGGGTACTCCGCAAACGGATTGGATACAAATCGCTCTTCAGTCAAGTCGGGACGGTTTAAATAGCCTCGGGCGAGATTTTTGCCCCCCAGATAAAGCTCTCCAGTAACGCCGATGGGGAGGGGGCGTTGCTGGCGATCGAGAATGTAGGCTTGAACGTTGGCTATGGGACGGCCAATAGCGGGCAATCCTTTAGCCTCTTCTCCTTGGGGGGCAACCGTGCTAAAAGTGGAATACACCGTATTTTCCGCTGGACCGTAACCGTTGAAGAAGGTAAAAGGCAAATTCGCAGGCGGTCGCAGTTTCAGGCGATCTCCTGCAGTAGTCATCAACCGCACGCTCGAATAGGGGGGCCATGTCACTTTAAGAAGTTCTTCGGCTAAGGGGGTGACTAAAAAGGTAATAGTGGTAATTTTGCGTGCGATCACCCAATCCCGGAATTGTTCGGCAGGAGCGGGAATCTCAAACTCCGGCAGACAAATGGTTCCTCCCACTGTCAGATAACTCCACACCTCCATAATTGTGAGATCGAATCCTAACCCGGCAACTTGCGTCCCGCGATCACTAGGAGTTAGCTCCAATCGGCGATGGCACCAAGATACAAAATTGTGAATAGAACCGTGGGTCAGAACCACCCCTTTTGGCTGTCCTGTGGAACCAGAAGTATAGATAATGCAGGCGGGTGTTGCCTCTTCAGTGGGGTAATGATTCTCTACCGAAGGGAAAGATTCCTCCTTGGCAGATAAATCTTCATCCTCCCAGACCACAACCCGTTCGGGGGGAAGGAAAGCCACTCCCACACTCTCCCGTCGGGTCACTAACAGCTTAGCTCGCGAGTTCTCCAAGATAAAGCTCAACCGTTTTGCGGGAACGGCTGCATCCACTGGCAAATATACGCCCCCCAACTTCCAAATCCCTAACAGGGTCGCAATCCACTCTGGCTCGCGGGGCAAATGCACGACGACGATATCTCCTGGTTGCAGCCCTTTGCCTCGCAAAATCTCTGCCATCCTGGCTGCCAAGCGATTCAGTTTTGCGTAAGAGAGGGAACGCTCTCCTTGTTCGACGGCAATGTTCCCCGGGGCAATTGTCACCCGTTCTGCAAACAAGGCGAGAATACTGCGATCGCTCGGAAAATCAACGGCGGTCTGATTCCAATCTACCACCAGGCGCTGATATTCCTCGGGACGCAACAATTCTAAGGATTGGAGGCTTTGGCTCGCATCGGCTATGACTTGTTCTAGCAGCCATTGGTAACTGTCAAGGAAAGCTACAATGGAAGGCCGATCGAAGCGTGATTCATCGTAAATAACTTGCAGCCATCGTTCTTCATTTTCATTTTTGCTGATAGCGAGGGTCAACACATAATTGCCATCCTTATTGCCATCCTTTAAGTCTCTGTCTGTTCCGAACAGGGACTTGAGGGTCAATTCTCTCTCCAAAGGAGTTTCACTTAATACCAATAATGTGTCTATTGTATCTCCTGTTTCGCTTACCTGACGACTTGCTTTTATATTTTTTCCTATATTTTTAAAATGACCAATCGCCTCGGGAATTTCTTTTAAATACTTTTCTACCGTATATTCTGATTTTGGATGCAGCCCCAAGGGCAACTCTTGTATTAAGCCATTTATTTCCACATCTGAATTCGATACGCTTAGAGCGAACCCTGCTTTATCACAATCCGTATAGCGTGCCAATAGTAAGCCATAGGCTCCAATCCAAAGGATTTCAGAGGTTAATCCGAGAGTCTTAGCCAAAGTCTCGATGCGAGCGCTGAGGTCATCAGAAACTGGAATATTGATGATTTTGTCTGACCCAGATTTGCCCCTCAATTCGGGAAACCCAAAAACAAGTCTTGCCATGTTCATCACCTGATTTTACTTTTTACCATCTTGAAATTGCCCTGGCGGTTGCTATATAAACTGGAATGAAATTAGGGGAGATCGAAATAGGATTTCAGTTCTCTACGACGCACATCGAGAGTTGCACAATGGAAATATCCCCCAAACAAAAATTTACTAATTGAATGGTTTCAACAGCGAACATTCTGTATCACTTAAATCAGGATTTGGCTTTCTCATCGGTGTGGCAATTTGAGGCAGAGGTGTCATTGAGCGAAATTCATTCAACCTCAACTAGGTTAGCATCTACTGAGCTTAACTTTTTCTCTCTTTATATTTTTTTTACTAATCAGCTCTAAGGGCAGGGCTAGGGAGCATGTCAAATTTGCAGAACAAATGTACTAAAATAACTCATAACTGCTACTGGGTAGTGGTGAATGCGAGCGCTGAGGTCTTCAAAAACTGGAATATTGATGATTTTGTCTGACCCAGATTTGCCCCTCAATTCGGGAAACCCAAAAACAAGTCTTGCCATGTTCATCACCTGATTTTACTTTTAACCATGTTGAAATTGCCCTGCCGGTTGGTGTATAAACTCGAATGAGCAATTAGGGGAGATCGAAATAGGATTTTAGTTCTCCTCTACGACGCACATCGAGAGTTGCACAATGGAAATATCCCCCAAACAAAAATGTACTAATTGACTTAGTAATGGTTTGAACACCTCCGATTCTCTATCACTTAAATCACTTGGATAGGGCTTTCTCGTCGGTGTGGCAATTTGAGGCAGACGTGTCATTGATCGCAATTCATTCAACCTCAACTAGGTTAGCATCTACTGAACTTAACTTTTTTTCTCTTTATATTTTCTTTACTAATCAGCTCTAAGGGCAGGGCTATTTCATTCTATAGCAATTATTATACCCATGAGGTACGAATCTCTGGGTTTTAGGGAGCAGGGAGCAGGGAAGAGGGAAGAGGAAAGAGGGAAGAGGGCAAAAATAATGTGTACCTCATAGCTATGAGAAACGCTATAAATAGGTTTTTGAGTGTCTTAAGGCATTAACCAGCCCGACTCTGGGCTTGAGCCATATTTTGAAAACCATTGTCGCGATCTAAATTCAGAGGCAAAGTTGCGTGCCAGTGCCCAAAGAAGTACGCCTAGGTGGGGTACGAATCCGTGAAGCATCTTCCCCTTGAGTCACCGATACGGACATAATGCACTTTGTTCTCCACTCCCCAATAGCCTCGAATAGATTTGACGTTCTGACTCCACTCGAATCAGGGTGCGCAGTCCGGGAAAATCAGGTATACCATCAAGTTGATCAGTGATGCTGACGGTGGGTTTTTCAATCCAACCATGCCCCAAATTGATCGGCAAAACGGTCTGTTGGGCTTGAAAGGAACCCTTTGACCGCACTCAGTCACCTGGATTGGTTGCCTTTGAGTGCTCCGTTGGTAATCGTTCCCGCACTTCGTGGATGACCATGAGCGTTTTTTTGGGTGCTGATGGCATCAAAGGAGAACACCACACCCAAAACAGCTATCTGTGGGATAAATGCCGGTAAGGCGGTAATTTCATTCGTCAAAGAATCCACCTGATCGGCACACAGAATAAGTGGAAGTTCCACAATAATGGCTAACCCATCATCATGGCCTATGGGAAAATCCACCTGTGGGTGATCCCTGATGGCTTCAATTGACCCCCGTAGCACTTTGCCCATCGGTGGCAATGGTTTATCTCGGTTAAATGGGGTTCAACCCCATTTAACCGAGATAAACAGGGGGAATACATCGGATATTCCACCCGTAGCAACCTCCGAGACGAAACCTTAGATCACCTCGCCAAAATAGTTGCTAGGTTATGGGTAAAAGGTAACGGTCTGTTGTAATCAGGCGAGGTGATCTTACGGTAACTTCTAACCGTCGAATCGTGCTGTAGGACTGGTTTGCGTCCAATAGGGAGGCGAAAATAAAGCAACCAATTGATCGTGATCGGCTTTCAACCAATCCCCAATGGCAAGAAACCCTCGATTGCCCGCCGCCACCGCCAGGGTGAATAATGGGGTGGGCTTAGCTATGGCGCTGCCTATGGGGTGCGCCGACTATCTGGTAGGTCAGCTTTGGCTGGGACAATGGCAGGTTTAGACATCTGAAGTACGCTATCACAGACGACTTCAAGATCAGATCAGTTCCTCAATTAGAATGAAATAGCCCTGGCTCTAAGGGACTTGCCCAAAAATAAAGTACCAGCTATACCATCGATTTCTCTTTCATGGTAGTGAAATTATTGGTACATTATTAAATTGCTAGTCCCTAACAATACTCGGGATAGCTTTTATACCCCAGAACCACCACTTAGCAAGGGTTGCTGCCTGCTGGCATCCATTTTTTCTTTCGTCAGCCCCAGGGCTAACTTGCAAAAAATCTATCTATCCAGCAAAGGCTTACGCTGCAAGGCTTACAGCTACGTAAACCCAAAGCGATCCGGAGTATTGCACTAAGAAAGATCGAAATAGGATTTTAGTTCTCCCCGACGACGCACATCAAGAGTTGCACAATGAAAAGATCCCCCAAAAATGTAATAGTTAAAGAAAGGGCAGGGAATGGGTTTAAATCCCCAGTCTTTAAAGGCTTGAATAGTATGGACTTGGGATTTTTCTACCATAATCCGTTCTTCATCAAGCATGAGAAAATTCATATTTATCCACTGACTGATGGGAACCTTTTTTTGCCAGTCTAGTATGACGGGAGTCGGGCATTCAAAAATATCCCATTGTTTTCTGACGAATTCAGGAATACCCTCATAATCCATAAACTTGGGATTGTAGAGCAGTTTCCCGGGAGCCATTGGCATAAAAGTTGTATCGATATGACAGGCTTGACGGCACTTTGTTTTAACTTCGTGAATGCGATACTTATCTCCTAAGTGACGGCGCAGCCATTCAATCCCGGACTGATTAGTGACGTGACTTCTTTGCACAAATATATCCCGACCGCAACGAACAAAATCCGCCGCATCAAATGTGGGTTCAAACTCTGTGGTGACATATCGCATTTCTTCTCCCTCACCGGGGAGTTGATAATTTGCATCGTATAGGTCATCTAAAAGTTCCGGTCTGGGAGCAGAAGTCCAGCGAGCACCTTGTGAGAAGTATTCCTTCAGAATAGTGCGATAAGGGTGTATCTCATAATGGCGATCGCGATGGGCCATGGGGGCTTCAATCAGTTCATCACCAATCACCAGAAGGACATCCCGGGGATTCGCGCTGCAAAAACTGCTTTCTACGGACCAATAGGGAGTGCTGTAGGATTGAGATAAGGGATATAAATCCGGTTGTCGAATCTTGACCCCTTCTGCCTCTAAAATATGAATGAACTCTGCTAAATCTTTTTGACCTGCTGCAATCAATTCTTCCGAATAAGGAGATGCGCCTCTATCGCGTTCTTCAATTCGCTTCTTGAGATATTCTGAATCCGGAGGAACTGTTGCTCGTGCAATTGTTTGCCATGTGGGTATCATGGCTCCATCAAGGCGACCAACAATAACCTCCTCTAGTAGATCCCATTCATTGTAAGAATTAACTGGCTTCATGATTTATTTTATTCTTTACTTCGTATAGCTAGCGTAACTTCAAAAGAAAGTAACTTCTACCGATTGAGAATAGCAGATTGTGCTGAACAATTGCACTGCTAGATTTGTCAAAAAGTTGTCTGAGCAATTTACGACCAAATATTACTTTAACCCACATTCCGTAGGTTGGTCACACCAGTATATAATTTTTGGCAGGGAGCACCAAGAAACTGAAGAATCCTGTGATGCTCGTGAGTTAAGTTGACAATTTGCTCGACTCCGCCTAGGATAACTAAATAAATCGACTGAAAGCAGTGAAATACCCACCGCATCCTCCTTTCAAGGGTATGTTTTTAAGCTCAAGGGGTGACAACAAGCTTACAAAGCACTCTGGATAAGGGATAGAGCGTTAAGAGCTGATTTGTAAACAAAAAATTAAGACGCTAATCTTCTTGTCATCAAACGAATTAGTGAACCATATATCATCCCTGTACTCATCTGTATATATAGCTCATAGTCTTTACTAAGCGCGTCTAAATCGATTTAACCAGCCAAATGTTCTTTCTACAATCCATCGTTTCGGTAAAAAAAATTTTAAACTCTGTTGATTTCCTTTCTATCACTTCGACTCGAACAGAATCAACACATACCTGTTTGACGGCTTGAGCAAAATTCTTTCCTGAATAACCATTGATCCACCCAGACCACTTCTAATAACTTCAGTTTATAAGCGTGCTTCAGACCAAACGACTACTGCTGAGAGCCTTTGCTGAACCATTGGCTGACCTTACTAATACCCCAATAAGTAATCGAAGATAATCGAATACTATGTGACGTTTACGCCCTTTAACTTTTTTCCCACCATCATGGGCCGCAGACTGCCCCTTTTTTTTCGTCATCTTGATGGATTGAGAGTCCGTTATCCCAACAGTGGATTGTAATTCTCACCCCTTGAGCAAGTCTGATTTGTGATCGTAACTGGTCATGAAGAAGCTGCCATGTTCTTCGTCGCTGCCACTTCGGGAAATCACCATATACAGTGGTATAGGGAGGCAATTCATCAGGTAACATTTCCCACTGACAACCTGTCCAATGAAGATCAAAAATACCATTGAGGATTTCTCTTAAATCAACTGTTCTAGGATGTCTAGGATGCCCAAAGTCTTTCGGTTGAGGTAGTAATAGTTTCAACACCTCCGAACCTCCGATTCTGTATCACTTAAATCACTTGGATAGGGCTTTCTCGTCGGTGTGGCAATTTGATGCAGACGTATCATTGAGCGAAATTCATTCAACCTCAAGTAGGTTAACATCTACTGAGCTTAACTTTTTCTCTCTTTATATTTTCTTTACTAATCAGCTCTAAGCGTGGCAGGGTAGTCGCATTTTGTTTGGGATAAATTGTACTTGACAAAAAGGGGGATATGCAGTATATTTAATTTTTGCCGTTGCATCTGTCTTACTGGCGCGTCAAGCTTAAAATAGTGTAATAGACAGAAAACAAACTGGATAATATGGGAAGAGATCGTCGGGTAATGGTTTTTCTAACTTCAGACCAGAGAGAAAAACTGGAAGGAATTAGTCGTAATGTAAGGATTCAGGTAGGGGATTGACAAAGCTTGGGGTGGGGTCGCAAAATTTCTAAAAGAATGTGTAGCGTCGGACTTTCGCCTAAAATGGCTCAATACGACCAGTTATCATAATAAGAACTGGTTTTGATTATATGGGAGCAAAGGAAGCAGCATCAGCAACAGCAGGCTAAGCGTCAAGAAGCTCACCCTCGACATAGAACGACTCGTGATCAGCCGAGACCTCGATAGTCAGACTTCATCCAAACCGCCATCAAGTGACTTGCTCAAAAAGTCCGAAAAGAAACCTTCACTCCCCTCAGAATCCAACACTTCAGCCAAAAGAAAACCTGGAGGACAGCCCGGACACAAAGGAAAGACTCGTAAAGGTTTTGGACGAGTAGACCTGACATCGAAAAACTACTAGAAAGCACTCAAAGCCGCCAGCAACTCTTCGCTAGTGTCTTTTTTCTTTGCATGGCCATATCCAGGCCAGGGCTATTTCATTCTAATTGAGGAACTGATCTGATCTTGAAGTCATCTGTGATAGGGTACTTCAGATGTCTCAACCTGCCATTGTCCCAGCCAAAGCTGACCTACCAGATAGTCGGCGCACCCCATAGGCAGCGCCATAGCCAAGCCCACCCCATTATTCACCCTGGCGGTGGCGGCGGGCAATCGAGGGTTTCTTGCCATTGGGGATTGGTTGAAAGCCGATCACGATCAATTGGTTGCTTTATTTTCGCCTCCCTATTGGACGCAAACCCTTCCTACAGCACGATTCGACGGACGTTGCTATGGGTGGAATATCCGATGTATTCCCCCTGTTGATCTCGGTTAAATGGGGTTCAACCCGGAGACGAAACCTTAGAATAAGGCAGCCTTTATGGTTGGGAGGCTTGGCTGAAATGGTTAAAACTTTGAGGCGCCCTTGACCCGTAATTTAATTACGGGTCAAGGGCGCCTCCATGATTAAGGCTGCCTTATTCTTGCGGTAACTTCTGACCCTGCCAGGATTAACCATTGCCACCGATGGGCAAAGCGCTACGGGGGTCAATTGAAGCCATCAGGGATCACCCACAGGTGGATTCTGATCCCGCCATCATGATCCCTTAGCCATTATTGTGGAACTTCGACTGATTCTGTGTCCCGATCAGGTGGATTCTTTGACGAATGAAATTACCGCCTTACCGGCATTTATCCCACAGATGGCTGTTTTGGGTGTGGTGTTCGCCTTTGATGCCATCAGCACCCAAAAAAATGGTCATGGTCATCCACGAAGCGCGGGAACGATTACCAACGGAGCACTCAAAGGCAACCAATCCAGGTGACTGAGTGCGGTCAAAGGGTTCCTTTCAAGCCCAACAGACCGTTTTGCCGATCAATTTGGGGCATGGTCGGATTGAAAAACCCACCGTCAGCATCACTGATCAACTTGATGGTATGCCTGATTTTCCCGGACTGAGCACCCTGATTCGAGTGGAGTCAGAACGTCAAATCGGGCAAATGTGATTGAAGTTTCCCAAGAAACTCGCTACTATGTTGCCTCATTTATCGATACGGCTGACGCTTTTGCCAAACGGATTCGAGGCTATTGGGGAGTGGAGAACAAAGTGCATTATGTCCGTATCGGTGACTCAAGGGGAAGATGCTTCACGGATTCGTACCCCACCTAGGCGTACTGGGAGCAGGTCAAATTTGCAGAACAAATGAACTACTTGACAAAACAACAAAAATCCTGTTAATTAGCCGGTCAAAGTTGCAGAACAGATGAACTATGTACCATATGAGC
Coding sequences within it:
- a CDS encoding amidinotransferase, with translation MKPVNSYNEWDLLEEVIVGRLDGAMIPTWQTIARATVPPDSEYLKKRIEERDRGASPYSEELIAAGQKDLAEFIHILEAEGVKIRQPDLYPLSQSYSTPYWSVESSFCSANPRDVLLVIGDELIEAPMAHRDRHYEIHPYRTILKEYFSQGARWTSAPRPELLDDLYDANYQLPGEGEEMRYVTTEFEPTFDAADFVRCGRDIFVQRSHVTNQSGIEWLRRHLGDKYRIHEVKTKCRQACHIDTTFMPMAPGKLLYNPKFMDYEGIPEFVRKQWDIFECPTPVILDWQKKVPISQWINMNFLMLDEERIMVEKSQVHTIQAFKDWGFKPIPCPFFNYYIFGGSFHCATLDVRRRGELKSYFDLS
- a CDS encoding transposase — translated: MLKLLLPQPKDFGHPRHPRTVDLREILNGIFDLHWTGCQWEMLPDELPPYTTVYGDFPKWQRRRTWQLLHDQLRSQIRLAQGVRITIHCWDNGLSIHQDDEKKGAVCGP
- a CDS encoding transposase; translation: MTKKKGQSAAHDGGKKVKGRKRHIVFDYLRLLIGVLVRSANGSAKALSSSRLV